DNA from Agarilytica rhodophyticola:
CACTATTGCCTTGATTGAAGTATCGCTATTTGGCTTTTTAGGGCAACTAGTCGACCTTCTTTCAAGCAACACGCCAGAACAATTGTTCGAGAAGTCCGGCAATAAACTATTGCTGATGGGCTTTATGGTGCTAGTAGGATTACCCTTGGTAGTGCTATTTCAGTCAACCATAATTCATCAGTCTATTCTCGGTAATTTTCCCATGGCCGTGCGCTGGTTAGCACATCGTTACTTGCTTGACCAAAGCGTTGGATTTTACCAAAACGAATTCGCAGGACGCTTGGCGACTAAAGTTATGCAGACCGCTTTAGCGGTTCGAGAGTCAGTGATGAAGTTACTCGATGTAGGGCTTTATGTTGCTGTATATTTTACTGGTATCGTCGTTTTAGTCGCGGTACTTGATTGGCGATTGGTCGTCCCTTTTATATTCTGGTTTGCAAGCTACACCTTGCTATTGCGTTATTTCCTCCCCCGCTTAAAAACCACCTCGTCCATTCAGGCCGATGCGCGCTCAAATATGACTGGACGGCTAGTGGATACCTATACCAATATCACTACTGTAAAGTTATTTTCTCATTCCTTTCGAGAATCCACATATGCCCGTGAAGGTATGGAAGAATTTTTAGGTACAGTGCACCCCCAAATGCGTTTGGCCACATCTCTTAGCGTTGCAGTTTGGTTCGCTAACTGTCTGTTAGCATTTTCAGTGTCAGCACTTTCTATTTGGCTGTGGACACAAAACACTATCAGCACGGGTTCGATAGCTGCTGCTATAGGACTAATACTGCGCTTATTTGGAATGTCACAGTGGATTATGTGGGAAGTGTCTGCACTGTTTGAGAATATTGGCACCGTGCAAGATGGAATGAATACCCTAACAGTAAGCCGTCAAGTGCAAGATAAACCCAATGCCCCCCAACTAAAAATAGATCACTCTCAAGGCATAAAATTTCATGATATTCGCTTCTATTATGGCACTAAAGAGAAAGTCATTGATAACTTTTCCTTACATATTAGACCAGGTGAAAAAATTGGCTTGGTGGGCCGCTCCGGTGCAGGAAAATCGACACTGGTAAATCTTCTTTTACGTTTTTATGACGTCGAAGGAGGAAGTATTAGTGTAGATGGACAGAATATTGCCGATGTTACACAGCAAAGTTTACGCTCACATATTGGTATGGTGACTCAGGACACATCATTACTACACCGTTCTATTAGAGATAATCTCCTTTATGGAAAGCCAGATGCAAGTGAAGAAGATATGATTGAAGCAGCCAAAAAAGCACAAGCCCATGACTTTATTATGGGCTTGGTCGATGCTCAAAATCGTAGAGGATATGATGCTCACGCAGGAGAAAGAGGTGTAAAACTGTCGGGGGGACAACGACAGCGCATCGCCATTGCCAGAGTTCTATTAAAAGATGCACCGATACTTATTCTTGATGAGGCAACTTCAGCGCTAGACTCAGAAGTAGAACAGGCAATACAAGGCAATCTTAATAGCCTTATGGAAAACAAAACAGTGATTGCTATTGCGCATCGCTTATCAACTATTGCAGCACTTGATAGGTTAGTAGTTATCGATAATGGAAAAATTGTAGAGCAGGGATCACACCGAGAACTTATTGCACGCTCAGGTATCTATGCACAATTATGGTCTCATCAATCAGGAGGTTTTTTGGGGGAATCATAAATACTTATGGAATAAGCCTATAAAAAATAGGTATTAGACCCTGTTATCAGAGTCTAATACCTATTTATTCACTAGTGTCATTGGTGAATCCCCATCCCGGTAACAAATGCGCTTTCGCTATCATATAATTACATCGCCTGAGTATTCTATTTACATTACTTTACTGGTCTGCCTCAGTAAAAGATCATCAAAATAAAGCAAAAAGTTACGAAACTTTGTGTTTATATATGCATTTACTACGTAATATTACAGGTACATTTAGACCAAAAAGCTATTCCGGTCTCAAAACAGACAAATAATGTAACAACTTGCCTTGAATAGTCTATTATTCAAGGAGATATGTTTAGATTGCTCCAAACCTTTTAAAAAATTTGACATATCCGCACAAAAAAGTACATTTACTTAACATATTCACTTCGTGGTTTTAACCGACTATGCCAATAACATACAATCACGCTTTACCAAGGAGTTCTTGATATGAATAATGTGAGCCCATTGCGACCAGTCTCATCTCAGGAAGATACAAATTCGAGCTACCTGATGGATCGAGATCCGGCTGAGCTTTTTCAGAAGTATATGGAAAAGGCAAAAATTCCCGAATATCAGGGTTTGCGTCAAAATGTTATCAATACATTGATAAACCGCATTGGCAATGCTCCACTATCCATCTCAGAAGTAGCAAAAGATCTTAATTTATCTAAGCGAACATTACAGCGTCATTTAAAAGAACAGGGCTCCAGCTTCTCAGAACTACGTGACCAAGTTCGTAAGCATTATGCTGTCGACTATTTACTGCGACAAAACCGACGTGTAGATGATATTTACACAGCTTTAGACTTCTCGGATAGAACCAGCCTTACCAACGCTTTTCGACGCTGGATGGGATTAGCACCGAGCACATTTAGGAAACTTTTTCGCGACTACGTATAAGCTTTTGACCTGGATCAATACAGCTCCTATACAAGACAACCGTCACATGTTGCAATTGCAAATCAAAATCCGAGTGTAGTCGAATTCATTCGACTACACTTCATTTTTCAGACCTACTACATTTGTACTCTTTAATACTTTTATGCTCGCTATTAATGTAATGGCGGAAGTTAGACAGTGTTTCAACTCACTTTGTATTTTTATACTAACTTCTAGCATTACATCTGCTATTGTAAGAACTTTTTATTTTTCGAGTACGGTATTACTTCTCTAATAAAATGTCTTCATTGTGAACCTATCGTCAGCCGAATTTATTCCATAAAAAGATATAAGCATTGTAGAATTACCTGGAAGTGAAGTGTTAAAACAAAACTTATAACAATAACAATGTCTTGGCTGGGGCCTGTTACTAGTCCCTAAATAATTATTTTTAATGGTGGCGTCTTAAAATTCTTTTCATAAAACATTAATAGGCGCCATTTGTTAAATAAAAGCCAAAAAATATTAAATGGTGTGTGTCAGTAATACTTTTCATAAGAAGGTGGTTACAAATTTTGACAAATACTAGGGGCTGTTAACACTTATAATCTCTCAATAAAAAATAGAGGATAAATACATGCCTGCCAATACGGTTTTAGTCGTCGACGATTCCCCAAGAGATTTACAAAGCCTTAAAAATATTGTGGAAGATGCTGGCTATCAAGTATATACCGCATCAAATGGAGGCGAAGCTATAGAAAAAGCTAAGGCTTTTCAGCCTGACATTATTTTAATGGATGGCGCCGATGGTTTTGAGACATGTAGAAAAATAACTAACGATAATATTACCAATAATATTCCTGTATATTTTGTTACCAGTAAAAATCAGAAAGCTGATCGAGTTTGGGGAGAATTACAGGGAGGAAAAGGTTTGATATCAAAACCCTATACCCCAGATCAAATATTAGAAACAATTTCGTCTATTTAATTATGGGCAGACGGCATAAATTTAATGACAACAAAAATTAATTAACGCCAAAATATTTATTTATAAGGAACTTTTTAAATTCAAACCAGCATAAGATGCCTTTAAAAAAAAAGCCCTCTTATAATAAAAGGGCTTTTGTTGTCTACTACTTGCTAACAGTCTTTAAGATATAAATCTTTTATTTAGCGTTACGCGCTCGTTTTCTCGCATTCTCAGTTAATAGCTTTTTACGAATCCGAATTGAATCAGGTGTCACTTCAACTAACTCATCATCTTCAATAAATTCCAATGCTTGTTCAAGAGTATGTTTGATCGGTGGCGACAATGTTAGAGCTTCATCCACTCCAGCGGCACGAATATTTGTCAATTGTTTTGCCTTGGTTGGGTTAACAACCAAATCATTTGCTCGTGAGTGGATACCGACCACCTGCCCTTCATATACATCAATACCATGACCTAAAAACAGACGGCCACGATCTTGCAAACTGAAC
Protein-coding regions in this window:
- a CDS encoding response regulator, whose amino-acid sequence is MPANTVLVVDDSPRDLQSLKNIVEDAGYQVYTASNGGEAIEKAKAFQPDIILMDGADGFETCRKITNDNITNNIPVYFVTSKNQKADRVWGELQGGKGLISKPYTPDQILETISSI
- a CDS encoding helix-turn-helix domain-containing protein, giving the protein MNNVSPLRPVSSQEDTNSSYLMDRDPAELFQKYMEKAKIPEYQGLRQNVINTLINRIGNAPLSISEVAKDLNLSKRTLQRHLKEQGSSFSELRDQVRKHYAVDYLLRQNRRVDDIYTALDFSDRTSLTNAFRRWMGLAPSTFRKLFRDYV
- a CDS encoding ABC transporter ATP-binding protein, with protein sequence MYAFFERLIQPFPDKKVTRPPTTLYAFCRYYVRGSEPYIILMAILTCTIALIEVSLFGFLGQLVDLLSSNTPEQLFEKSGNKLLLMGFMVLVGLPLVVLFQSTIIHQSILGNFPMAVRWLAHRYLLDQSVGFYQNEFAGRLATKVMQTALAVRESVMKLLDVGLYVAVYFTGIVVLVAVLDWRLVVPFIFWFASYTLLLRYFLPRLKTTSSIQADARSNMTGRLVDTYTNITTVKLFSHSFRESTYAREGMEEFLGTVHPQMRLATSLSVAVWFANCLLAFSVSALSIWLWTQNTISTGSIAAAIGLILRLFGMSQWIMWEVSALFENIGTVQDGMNTLTVSRQVQDKPNAPQLKIDHSQGIKFHDIRFYYGTKEKVIDNFSLHIRPGEKIGLVGRSGAGKSTLVNLLLRFYDVEGGSISVDGQNIADVTQQSLRSHIGMVTQDTSLLHRSIRDNLLYGKPDASEEDMIEAAKKAQAHDFIMGLVDAQNRRGYDAHAGERGVKLSGGQRQRIAIARVLLKDAPILILDEATSALDSEVEQAIQGNLNSLMENKTVIAIAHRLSTIAALDRLVVIDNGKIVEQGSHRELIARSGIYAQLWSHQSGGFLGES